Proteins from one Pongo abelii isolate AG06213 chromosome 7, NHGRI_mPonAbe1-v2.0_pri, whole genome shotgun sequence genomic window:
- the LOC100432148 gene encoding large ribosomal subunit protein uL11-like → MPPKFDPNEIKVVYLRCTGGEVGATSALAPKIGPLGLSPKKVGDDIAKATGDWKGLRITVKLTIQNRQAQIEVVPSASALIIKALKEPPRDRKKQKNIKHSGNITFDEIVNIARQMRHRSLARELSGTIKEILGTAQSVGCNVDGCHPHDIIDDINSGDVECPAS, encoded by the coding sequence ATGCCGCCAAAGTTCGACCCCAACGAGATCAAAGTCGTATACCTGAGGTGCACCGGAGGTGAAGTCGGTGCCACTTCTGCCCTGGCCCCCAAGATCGGCCCCCTgggtctgtctccaaaaaaggttGGTGATGACATTGCCAAGGCAACAGGTGACTGGAAGGGCCTGAGGATTACAGTGAAACTGACCATTCAGAACAGACAGGCCCAGATTGAGGTGgtgccttctgcctctgccctgaTCATCAAAGCCCTCAAGGAACcaccaagagacagaaagaaacagaaaaacattaaacacagTGGGAATATCACTTTTGATGAGATCGTCAACATTGCTCGACAGATGCGGCACCGATCCTTAGCCAGAGAACTCTCTGGAACCATTAAAGAGATCCTGGGGACTGCCCAGTCTGTGGGCTGTAATGTTGATGGCTGCCACCCTCATGACATCATAGATGACATCAATAGTGGTGATGTGGAATGCCCAGCCAGTTaa